The following are encoded together in the Mycteria americana isolate JAX WOST 10 ecotype Jacksonville Zoo and Gardens chromosome 2, USCA_MyAme_1.0, whole genome shotgun sequence genome:
- the LOC142405152 gene encoding uncharacterized protein LOC142405152 isoform X3: MAAGAAGTLWPVAGRSMMAAVGALAARRRLDGAAPPGAGRGRSSQPVRVPRQDTPADPEVLSPSGGRGRFLPPPRARRRRDDVTASRDVARPAPQQPFGGSRGRSEPATVAEGGGEGWPPPPRALPGADVLSPRRAAPRGTMSAGGAPQAEQPQVPQPLPISLVLQTLPQLRCPSLDTLQPLHVSLVVRGPTLNTAFEPAHALNLLPYPRLSEVPRAGHELDAVGVEIPSDPCTGDGRGYRFFKPGGLFGVKQSEEPYADGQQMQEESKILVSPCAVEPGRVNKVEQPEEKPGAAAGSLELYPAATSSSSRWFHGGQRAPERAGMERDGAAGLSPLSGRVACWVPQLGAGPFRCAQCGKGFRQKQSLITHERIHTGEKPYRCGDCGKSFSQRPNLLTHRRVHTGERPFPCAQCGKSFSQKANLLAHQRIHAAGEKALAGGEQEDGASSKPKLRSQQRSYQEDTPFVCPECGKSFRQKPNLITHRRIHTGERPFTCFLCGRSFNQKTNLVTHYRVHTGERPFACTQCGKRFTQKTNLVTHQSTHTDLRPYPCGQCQKCFKDKVSLKAHQKTHAPRQRRCPGRSPAAGLPYGAAPTLLPPGGAEQEAPFSPMPPLPVPKIPEGQELYSCAEKSFPPKEPLLPHQQAPLGEQTFPCVQCGEGFCQKVTLLRPQHGPAAEAAGGCAAAFSHGPHLLGHLGVQPVLGDATAPAPAAAGAEKPFICNQCGNSFGLWLSLVAHQKTHAGQKPYPCPEHEKSSGDDELSPKAPQEKQAEGRAWVCPECGRSFAQYERLVKHRQNHRGRGPYRCDVCGKRFSLKTNLVTHQRIHTGERPFTCGVCGRRFNQKGNLVTHYRTHTGERPFACAQCGKRFAQKPNLIAHQKTHTGRQPFTCLECPKRFKSKLSLRVHQRVHAAERPQSEPGQAPGPQAHPGSPYPCSLCGEAFEEHGELQLHRQGHAGERPHACAECGKRFRQKVNLAVHQRTHTGERPFRCAECGKGFSQKAHLLRHRRTHAGGIPPSCCEGTCPAHREEPDAGGAPLGKGSEPPGVLLPPCSRGAAHGSLAREELRPAAQPPARPESPSGAADILLQLMQEDHHLVSGSHHPQEAPAGQCPCKCTEAGEGLSPKPPSLPPQCCCADCVSQRQLLLKPQPDCRAELWCKYGGCGRSFEEKRVPRVPERAHGEEKPSPCPSCL; encoded by the exons atggcggcgggggcggcggggacgctCTGGCCCGTCGCGGGGCGCTCTATGATGGCAGCGGTGGGCGCTctggcagcgcggcggcggctcgATGGTGCGGCGCCCCCTGGCGCCGGCAGAGGGCGCTCCAGCCAGCCCGTACGGGTGCCGCGGCAGGACACGCCCGCTGACCCGGAAGTGCTTTCGCCAAGCGGCGGGCGTGGCCGcttcctcccgccgccccgggcgcgTCGCCGCCGCGACGACGTCACCGCGTCGCGGGACGTCGCCCGCCC GGCCCCGCAGCAGCCATTTGGAGGAAGTCGGGGAAGATCGGAGCCCGCGACCGTGGCGGAAGGCGGAGGGGAAGgatggccgccgccgccccgcgctctcCCCGGAGCTGATGTCCTCTCCCCTCGCCGGGCGGCCCCGAGGGGAACGATGTCTGCGGGGGGAGCGCCCCAG gctgaacaaccccaggtccctcagccgctccccatcagccttgtgctccagacccttccccagctccgttgcccttctctggacacgctccagcccctccatgtctctcttgtggtgaggggcccaacactgaacacagcattcgag CCTGCCCACGCCCTGAACCTGCTCCCTTACCCCAGGCTGAGCGAGGTGCCGAGAGCCGGACACGAGCTGGATGCCGTCGGCGTGGAGATCCCGTCCGACCCCTGCACAGGTGACGGCCGAG GCTACAGGTTTTTCAAACCCGGCGGTTTGTTCGGCGTCAAGCAGTCGGAGGAGCCGTACGCCGACGGCCAGCAGATGCAGGAGGAGAGCAAGATCCTCGTCAGCCCCTGTGCGG TTGAGCCCGGTCGAGTGAATAAAGTCGAGCAGCCCGAGGAGAAGCCCGgggcagctgccggctccctggaGCTGTATCCCGCAGCCACCAGCAGTTCCAGCCGCTGGTTTCACGGCGGGCAGCGCGCGCCCGAGCGGGCGGGCATGGAGAGAGACGGCGCCGCCGGCCTCAGCCCGCTCTCCGGCCGGGTGGCCTGCTGGGTGCCGCAGCTCGGCGCCGGCCCGTTCCGCTGCGCCCAGTGCGGGAAGGGTTTCCGGCAGAAGCAAAGCCTCATCACGCACGAGAGGATCCACACCGGAGAGAAGCCCTACAGGTGCGGGgactgcgggaagagcttcagccAGCGGCCCAACCTGCTGACCCACCGCCGCGTGCACACGGGGGAGCGCCCCTTCCCCTGCGCCCAGTGCGGCAAGAGCTTCAGCCAGAAGGCCAACCTCCTGGCCCACCAGCGCATCCACGCCGCCGGGGAGAAGGCGCTGGCGGGGGGCGAGCAGGAGGACGGCGCTTCCAGCAAGCCGAAGCTGCGCTCCCAGCAGCGGAGTTACCAGGAGGACACCCCCTTCGTCTGCCCcgagtgcgggaagagcttcCGGCAGAAGCCCAACCTCATCACCCACCGCCGCATCCACACCGGCGAGCGTCCCTTCACCTGCTTCCTCTGCGGCCGGAGCTTCAACCAGAAGACCAACCTGGTGACCCACTACCGCGTGCACACGGGGGAGCGCCCCTTCGCCTGCACGCAGTGCGGCAAGCGCTTCACCCAGAAAACCAACCTGGTGACGCACCAGAGCACCCACACCGACCTCCGGCCCTACCCCTGCGGGCAGTGCCAGAAGTGCTTCAAGGACAAAGTCTCCCTCAAAGCCCACCAGAAGACTCACGCCCCGCGCCagcggcgctgcccgggccgcagccccgccgccggcttGCCCTACGGGGCCGCGCCCACCCTGCTCCCGCCCGGGGGTGCCGAGCAAGAGGCCCCCTTCAGCCCCATGCCGCCGCTGCCCGTCCCGAAGATCCCCGAGGGCCAAGAGCTGTACTCGTGCGCGGAGAAGAGCTTTCCCCCGAAGGAGCCGCTCCTGCCGCACCAGCAGGCCCCCCTGGGCGAGCAGACCTTCCCCTGCGTCCAGTGCGGGGAGGGCTTTTGCCAGAAGGTGACTCTCCTCCGGCCGCAGCACGGCCCTGCCGCCgaggctgccgggggctgcgcggcggcctTCAGCCACGGCCCGCACCTCCTGGGGCACCTGGGGGTGCAGCCTGTCCTCGGGGACGCGaccgccccggctcccgccgccgccggggcggagAAGCCCTTCATCTGTAACCAGTGCGGCAACAGCTTCGGCCTGTGGCTCTCCCTCGTGGCCCACCAGAAGACCCACGCCGGGCAGAAGCCCTACCCGTGCCCCGAGCACGAGAAGAGCTCCGGCGACGACGAGCTGTCCCCCAAAGCTCCCCAGGAGAAGCAGGCGGAGGGGAGGGCCTGGGTGTGCCCCGAGTGCGGGAGAAGCTTCGCCCAGTACGAGCGTTTGGTAAAACACCGGCAAAACCACCGGGGCAGAGGGCCCTACCGCTGCGACGTCTGCGGGAAGAGGTTCAGCCTGAAGACCAACCTGGTGACCCACCAGCGCATCCACACCGGCGAGCGTCCCTTCACCTGCGGCGTCTGCGGCCGGCGCTTCAACCAGAAGGGGAACCTGGTCACCCACTACCGCACGCACACGGGGGAGCGCCCCTTCGCCTGCGCCCAGTGCGGCAAGCGCTTCGCCCAGAAGCCCAACCTCATCGCCCACCAGAAGACCCACACCGGCCGGCAGCCCTTCACCTGCCTGGAGTGTCCCAAGCGCTTCAAGAGCAAGCTCTCCCTGCGGGTCCACCAGCGCGTGCACGCGGCCGAGAGACCCCAGAGCGAGCCGGGCCAGGCCCCCGGCCCGCAGGCCCACCCCGGCAGCCCCTACCCCTGCTCGCTCTGCGGGGAGGCCTTCGAGGAGCACGgggagctgcagctgcaccgGCAGGGCCACGCCGGGGAGCGGCCGCACGCCTGCGCCGAGTGCGGGAAGCGATTCCGGCAGAAGGTGAATCTGGCCGTTCACCAGAGGACCCACACCGGCGAGCGGCCGTTCCGCTGCGCCGAGTGCGGGAAGGGCTTCAGCCAGAAGGCTCACCTCCTCCGGCACCGCAGGACGCACGCCGGCGGCATCCCGCCCTCCTGCTGCGAGGGGACCTGCCCGGCGCACCGGGAGGAGCCGGATGCCGGCGGCGCTCCCCTGGGAAAGGGGTCCGAGCCCCCCGGCGTGCTGCTGCCCCCCTGCTCCCGCGGAGCCGCTCACGGATCGCTGGCTCGGGAGGAGCTCCGgccggcagcgcagccccccgccAGACCGGAGAGCCCCTCCGGGGCGGCAGACATCCTCCTGCAGCTGATGCAGGAAGACCACCACCTCGTCTCCGGCTCCCACCACCCGCAGGAGGCACCGGCGGGGCAGTGCCCCTGCAAGTGCACCGAGGCGGGGGAAGGCTTGAGCCCGAAGCCGCCGAGCCTGCCGCCGCAGTGCTGCTGCGCCGACTGCGTGAGCCAGCGGCAGCTGCTCCTGAAGCCCCAGCCCGACTGCCGAGCGGAGCTCTGGTGCAAGTACGGCGGCTGCGGCAGAAGCTTTGAGGAGAAGCGAGTCCCGAGAGTGCCTGAGAGAGCGCACGGCGAAGAGAAGCCCTCGCCGTGCCCCAGCTGCTTGTAA
- the LOC142405152 gene encoding uncharacterized protein LOC142405152 isoform X2 — protein MAAGAAGTLWPVAGRSMMAAVGALAARRRLDGAAPPGAGRGRSSQPVRVPRQDTPADPEVLSPSGGRGRFLPPPRARRRRDDVTASRDVARPAPQQPFGGSRGRSEPATVAEGGGEGWPPPPRALPGADVLSPRRAAPRGTMSAGGAPQAAVESDEVSPQPPPLQAEQPQVPQPLPISLVLQTLPQLRCPSLDTLQPLHVSLVVRGPTLNTAFEPAHALNLLPYPRLSEVPRAGHELDAVGVEIPSDPCTGYRFFKPGGLFGVKQSEEPYADGQQMQEESKILVSPCAVEPGRVNKVEQPEEKPGAAAGSLELYPAATSSSSRWFHGGQRAPERAGMERDGAAGLSPLSGRVACWVPQLGAGPFRCAQCGKGFRQKQSLITHERIHTGEKPYRCGDCGKSFSQRPNLLTHRRVHTGERPFPCAQCGKSFSQKANLLAHQRIHAAGEKALAGGEQEDGASSKPKLRSQQRSYQEDTPFVCPECGKSFRQKPNLITHRRIHTGERPFTCFLCGRSFNQKTNLVTHYRVHTGERPFACTQCGKRFTQKTNLVTHQSTHTDLRPYPCGQCQKCFKDKVSLKAHQKTHAPRQRRCPGRSPAAGLPYGAAPTLLPPGGAEQEAPFSPMPPLPVPKIPEGQELYSCAEKSFPPKEPLLPHQQAPLGEQTFPCVQCGEGFCQKVTLLRPQHGPAAEAAGGCAAAFSHGPHLLGHLGVQPVLGDATAPAPAAAGAEKPFICNQCGNSFGLWLSLVAHQKTHAGQKPYPCPEHEKSSGDDELSPKAPQEKQAEGRAWVCPECGRSFAQYERLVKHRQNHRGRGPYRCDVCGKRFSLKTNLVTHQRIHTGERPFTCGVCGRRFNQKGNLVTHYRTHTGERPFACAQCGKRFAQKPNLIAHQKTHTGRQPFTCLECPKRFKSKLSLRVHQRVHAAERPQSEPGQAPGPQAHPGSPYPCSLCGEAFEEHGELQLHRQGHAGERPHACAECGKRFRQKVNLAVHQRTHTGERPFRCAECGKGFSQKAHLLRHRRTHAGGIPPSCCEGTCPAHREEPDAGGAPLGKGSEPPGVLLPPCSRGAAHGSLAREELRPAAQPPARPESPSGAADILLQLMQEDHHLVSGSHHPQEAPAGQCPCKCTEAGEGLSPKPPSLPPQCCCADCVSQRQLLLKPQPDCRAELWCKYGGCGRSFEEKRVPRVPERAHGEEKPSPCPSCL, from the exons atggcggcgggggcggcggggacgctCTGGCCCGTCGCGGGGCGCTCTATGATGGCAGCGGTGGGCGCTctggcagcgcggcggcggctcgATGGTGCGGCGCCCCCTGGCGCCGGCAGAGGGCGCTCCAGCCAGCCCGTACGGGTGCCGCGGCAGGACACGCCCGCTGACCCGGAAGTGCTTTCGCCAAGCGGCGGGCGTGGCCGcttcctcccgccgccccgggcgcgTCGCCGCCGCGACGACGTCACCGCGTCGCGGGACGTCGCCCGCCC GGCCCCGCAGCAGCCATTTGGAGGAAGTCGGGGAAGATCGGAGCCCGCGACCGTGGCGGAAGGCGGAGGGGAAGgatggccgccgccgccccgcgctctcCCCGGAGCTGATGTCCTCTCCCCTCGCCGGGCGGCCCCGAGGGGAACGATGTCTGCGGGGGGAGCGCCCCAG gcagctgtagagagcgatgaggtctcccctcagcctcctcctctccaggctgaacaaccccaggtccctcagccgctccccatcagccttgtgctccagacccttccccagctccgttgcccttctctggacacgctccagcccctccatgtctctcttgtggtgaggggcccaacactgaacacagcattcgag CCTGCCCACGCCCTGAACCTGCTCCCTTACCCCAGGCTGAGCGAGGTGCCGAGAGCCGGACACGAGCTGGATGCCGTCGGCGTGGAGATCCCGTCCGACCCCTGCACAG GCTACAGGTTTTTCAAACCCGGCGGTTTGTTCGGCGTCAAGCAGTCGGAGGAGCCGTACGCCGACGGCCAGCAGATGCAGGAGGAGAGCAAGATCCTCGTCAGCCCCTGTGCGG TTGAGCCCGGTCGAGTGAATAAAGTCGAGCAGCCCGAGGAGAAGCCCGgggcagctgccggctccctggaGCTGTATCCCGCAGCCACCAGCAGTTCCAGCCGCTGGTTTCACGGCGGGCAGCGCGCGCCCGAGCGGGCGGGCATGGAGAGAGACGGCGCCGCCGGCCTCAGCCCGCTCTCCGGCCGGGTGGCCTGCTGGGTGCCGCAGCTCGGCGCCGGCCCGTTCCGCTGCGCCCAGTGCGGGAAGGGTTTCCGGCAGAAGCAAAGCCTCATCACGCACGAGAGGATCCACACCGGAGAGAAGCCCTACAGGTGCGGGgactgcgggaagagcttcagccAGCGGCCCAACCTGCTGACCCACCGCCGCGTGCACACGGGGGAGCGCCCCTTCCCCTGCGCCCAGTGCGGCAAGAGCTTCAGCCAGAAGGCCAACCTCCTGGCCCACCAGCGCATCCACGCCGCCGGGGAGAAGGCGCTGGCGGGGGGCGAGCAGGAGGACGGCGCTTCCAGCAAGCCGAAGCTGCGCTCCCAGCAGCGGAGTTACCAGGAGGACACCCCCTTCGTCTGCCCcgagtgcgggaagagcttcCGGCAGAAGCCCAACCTCATCACCCACCGCCGCATCCACACCGGCGAGCGTCCCTTCACCTGCTTCCTCTGCGGCCGGAGCTTCAACCAGAAGACCAACCTGGTGACCCACTACCGCGTGCACACGGGGGAGCGCCCCTTCGCCTGCACGCAGTGCGGCAAGCGCTTCACCCAGAAAACCAACCTGGTGACGCACCAGAGCACCCACACCGACCTCCGGCCCTACCCCTGCGGGCAGTGCCAGAAGTGCTTCAAGGACAAAGTCTCCCTCAAAGCCCACCAGAAGACTCACGCCCCGCGCCagcggcgctgcccgggccgcagccccgccgccggcttGCCCTACGGGGCCGCGCCCACCCTGCTCCCGCCCGGGGGTGCCGAGCAAGAGGCCCCCTTCAGCCCCATGCCGCCGCTGCCCGTCCCGAAGATCCCCGAGGGCCAAGAGCTGTACTCGTGCGCGGAGAAGAGCTTTCCCCCGAAGGAGCCGCTCCTGCCGCACCAGCAGGCCCCCCTGGGCGAGCAGACCTTCCCCTGCGTCCAGTGCGGGGAGGGCTTTTGCCAGAAGGTGACTCTCCTCCGGCCGCAGCACGGCCCTGCCGCCgaggctgccgggggctgcgcggcggcctTCAGCCACGGCCCGCACCTCCTGGGGCACCTGGGGGTGCAGCCTGTCCTCGGGGACGCGaccgccccggctcccgccgccgccggggcggagAAGCCCTTCATCTGTAACCAGTGCGGCAACAGCTTCGGCCTGTGGCTCTCCCTCGTGGCCCACCAGAAGACCCACGCCGGGCAGAAGCCCTACCCGTGCCCCGAGCACGAGAAGAGCTCCGGCGACGACGAGCTGTCCCCCAAAGCTCCCCAGGAGAAGCAGGCGGAGGGGAGGGCCTGGGTGTGCCCCGAGTGCGGGAGAAGCTTCGCCCAGTACGAGCGTTTGGTAAAACACCGGCAAAACCACCGGGGCAGAGGGCCCTACCGCTGCGACGTCTGCGGGAAGAGGTTCAGCCTGAAGACCAACCTGGTGACCCACCAGCGCATCCACACCGGCGAGCGTCCCTTCACCTGCGGCGTCTGCGGCCGGCGCTTCAACCAGAAGGGGAACCTGGTCACCCACTACCGCACGCACACGGGGGAGCGCCCCTTCGCCTGCGCCCAGTGCGGCAAGCGCTTCGCCCAGAAGCCCAACCTCATCGCCCACCAGAAGACCCACACCGGCCGGCAGCCCTTCACCTGCCTGGAGTGTCCCAAGCGCTTCAAGAGCAAGCTCTCCCTGCGGGTCCACCAGCGCGTGCACGCGGCCGAGAGACCCCAGAGCGAGCCGGGCCAGGCCCCCGGCCCGCAGGCCCACCCCGGCAGCCCCTACCCCTGCTCGCTCTGCGGGGAGGCCTTCGAGGAGCACGgggagctgcagctgcaccgGCAGGGCCACGCCGGGGAGCGGCCGCACGCCTGCGCCGAGTGCGGGAAGCGATTCCGGCAGAAGGTGAATCTGGCCGTTCACCAGAGGACCCACACCGGCGAGCGGCCGTTCCGCTGCGCCGAGTGCGGGAAGGGCTTCAGCCAGAAGGCTCACCTCCTCCGGCACCGCAGGACGCACGCCGGCGGCATCCCGCCCTCCTGCTGCGAGGGGACCTGCCCGGCGCACCGGGAGGAGCCGGATGCCGGCGGCGCTCCCCTGGGAAAGGGGTCCGAGCCCCCCGGCGTGCTGCTGCCCCCCTGCTCCCGCGGAGCCGCTCACGGATCGCTGGCTCGGGAGGAGCTCCGgccggcagcgcagccccccgccAGACCGGAGAGCCCCTCCGGGGCGGCAGACATCCTCCTGCAGCTGATGCAGGAAGACCACCACCTCGTCTCCGGCTCCCACCACCCGCAGGAGGCACCGGCGGGGCAGTGCCCCTGCAAGTGCACCGAGGCGGGGGAAGGCTTGAGCCCGAAGCCGCCGAGCCTGCCGCCGCAGTGCTGCTGCGCCGACTGCGTGAGCCAGCGGCAGCTGCTCCTGAAGCCCCAGCCCGACTGCCGAGCGGAGCTCTGGTGCAAGTACGGCGGCTGCGGCAGAAGCTTTGAGGAGAAGCGAGTCCCGAGAGTGCCTGAGAGAGCGCACGGCGAAGAGAAGCCCTCGCCGTGCCCCAGCTGCTTGTAA
- the LOC142405152 gene encoding uncharacterized protein LOC142405152 isoform X1 yields the protein MAAGAAGTLWPVAGRSMMAAVGALAARRRLDGAAPPGAGRGRSSQPVRVPRQDTPADPEVLSPSGGRGRFLPPPRARRRRDDVTASRDVARPAPQQPFGGSRGRSEPATVAEGGGEGWPPPPRALPGADVLSPRRAAPRGTMSAGGAPQAAVESDEVSPQPPPLQAEQPQVPQPLPISLVLQTLPQLRCPSLDTLQPLHVSLVVRGPTLNTAFEPAHALNLLPYPRLSEVPRAGHELDAVGVEIPSDPCTGDGRGYRFFKPGGLFGVKQSEEPYADGQQMQEESKILVSPCAVEPGRVNKVEQPEEKPGAAAGSLELYPAATSSSSRWFHGGQRAPERAGMERDGAAGLSPLSGRVACWVPQLGAGPFRCAQCGKGFRQKQSLITHERIHTGEKPYRCGDCGKSFSQRPNLLTHRRVHTGERPFPCAQCGKSFSQKANLLAHQRIHAAGEKALAGGEQEDGASSKPKLRSQQRSYQEDTPFVCPECGKSFRQKPNLITHRRIHTGERPFTCFLCGRSFNQKTNLVTHYRVHTGERPFACTQCGKRFTQKTNLVTHQSTHTDLRPYPCGQCQKCFKDKVSLKAHQKTHAPRQRRCPGRSPAAGLPYGAAPTLLPPGGAEQEAPFSPMPPLPVPKIPEGQELYSCAEKSFPPKEPLLPHQQAPLGEQTFPCVQCGEGFCQKVTLLRPQHGPAAEAAGGCAAAFSHGPHLLGHLGVQPVLGDATAPAPAAAGAEKPFICNQCGNSFGLWLSLVAHQKTHAGQKPYPCPEHEKSSGDDELSPKAPQEKQAEGRAWVCPECGRSFAQYERLVKHRQNHRGRGPYRCDVCGKRFSLKTNLVTHQRIHTGERPFTCGVCGRRFNQKGNLVTHYRTHTGERPFACAQCGKRFAQKPNLIAHQKTHTGRQPFTCLECPKRFKSKLSLRVHQRVHAAERPQSEPGQAPGPQAHPGSPYPCSLCGEAFEEHGELQLHRQGHAGERPHACAECGKRFRQKVNLAVHQRTHTGERPFRCAECGKGFSQKAHLLRHRRTHAGGIPPSCCEGTCPAHREEPDAGGAPLGKGSEPPGVLLPPCSRGAAHGSLAREELRPAAQPPARPESPSGAADILLQLMQEDHHLVSGSHHPQEAPAGQCPCKCTEAGEGLSPKPPSLPPQCCCADCVSQRQLLLKPQPDCRAELWCKYGGCGRSFEEKRVPRVPERAHGEEKPSPCPSCL from the exons atggcggcgggggcggcggggacgctCTGGCCCGTCGCGGGGCGCTCTATGATGGCAGCGGTGGGCGCTctggcagcgcggcggcggctcgATGGTGCGGCGCCCCCTGGCGCCGGCAGAGGGCGCTCCAGCCAGCCCGTACGGGTGCCGCGGCAGGACACGCCCGCTGACCCGGAAGTGCTTTCGCCAAGCGGCGGGCGTGGCCGcttcctcccgccgccccgggcgcgTCGCCGCCGCGACGACGTCACCGCGTCGCGGGACGTCGCCCGCCC GGCCCCGCAGCAGCCATTTGGAGGAAGTCGGGGAAGATCGGAGCCCGCGACCGTGGCGGAAGGCGGAGGGGAAGgatggccgccgccgccccgcgctctcCCCGGAGCTGATGTCCTCTCCCCTCGCCGGGCGGCCCCGAGGGGAACGATGTCTGCGGGGGGAGCGCCCCAG gcagctgtagagagcgatgaggtctcccctcagcctcctcctctccaggctgaacaaccccaggtccctcagccgctccccatcagccttgtgctccagacccttccccagctccgttgcccttctctggacacgctccagcccctccatgtctctcttgtggtgaggggcccaacactgaacacagcattcgag CCTGCCCACGCCCTGAACCTGCTCCCTTACCCCAGGCTGAGCGAGGTGCCGAGAGCCGGACACGAGCTGGATGCCGTCGGCGTGGAGATCCCGTCCGACCCCTGCACAGGTGACGGCCGAG GCTACAGGTTTTTCAAACCCGGCGGTTTGTTCGGCGTCAAGCAGTCGGAGGAGCCGTACGCCGACGGCCAGCAGATGCAGGAGGAGAGCAAGATCCTCGTCAGCCCCTGTGCGG TTGAGCCCGGTCGAGTGAATAAAGTCGAGCAGCCCGAGGAGAAGCCCGgggcagctgccggctccctggaGCTGTATCCCGCAGCCACCAGCAGTTCCAGCCGCTGGTTTCACGGCGGGCAGCGCGCGCCCGAGCGGGCGGGCATGGAGAGAGACGGCGCCGCCGGCCTCAGCCCGCTCTCCGGCCGGGTGGCCTGCTGGGTGCCGCAGCTCGGCGCCGGCCCGTTCCGCTGCGCCCAGTGCGGGAAGGGTTTCCGGCAGAAGCAAAGCCTCATCACGCACGAGAGGATCCACACCGGAGAGAAGCCCTACAGGTGCGGGgactgcgggaagagcttcagccAGCGGCCCAACCTGCTGACCCACCGCCGCGTGCACACGGGGGAGCGCCCCTTCCCCTGCGCCCAGTGCGGCAAGAGCTTCAGCCAGAAGGCCAACCTCCTGGCCCACCAGCGCATCCACGCCGCCGGGGAGAAGGCGCTGGCGGGGGGCGAGCAGGAGGACGGCGCTTCCAGCAAGCCGAAGCTGCGCTCCCAGCAGCGGAGTTACCAGGAGGACACCCCCTTCGTCTGCCCcgagtgcgggaagagcttcCGGCAGAAGCCCAACCTCATCACCCACCGCCGCATCCACACCGGCGAGCGTCCCTTCACCTGCTTCCTCTGCGGCCGGAGCTTCAACCAGAAGACCAACCTGGTGACCCACTACCGCGTGCACACGGGGGAGCGCCCCTTCGCCTGCACGCAGTGCGGCAAGCGCTTCACCCAGAAAACCAACCTGGTGACGCACCAGAGCACCCACACCGACCTCCGGCCCTACCCCTGCGGGCAGTGCCAGAAGTGCTTCAAGGACAAAGTCTCCCTCAAAGCCCACCAGAAGACTCACGCCCCGCGCCagcggcgctgcccgggccgcagccccgccgccggcttGCCCTACGGGGCCGCGCCCACCCTGCTCCCGCCCGGGGGTGCCGAGCAAGAGGCCCCCTTCAGCCCCATGCCGCCGCTGCCCGTCCCGAAGATCCCCGAGGGCCAAGAGCTGTACTCGTGCGCGGAGAAGAGCTTTCCCCCGAAGGAGCCGCTCCTGCCGCACCAGCAGGCCCCCCTGGGCGAGCAGACCTTCCCCTGCGTCCAGTGCGGGGAGGGCTTTTGCCAGAAGGTGACTCTCCTCCGGCCGCAGCACGGCCCTGCCGCCgaggctgccgggggctgcgcggcggcctTCAGCCACGGCCCGCACCTCCTGGGGCACCTGGGGGTGCAGCCTGTCCTCGGGGACGCGaccgccccggctcccgccgccgccggggcggagAAGCCCTTCATCTGTAACCAGTGCGGCAACAGCTTCGGCCTGTGGCTCTCCCTCGTGGCCCACCAGAAGACCCACGCCGGGCAGAAGCCCTACCCGTGCCCCGAGCACGAGAAGAGCTCCGGCGACGACGAGCTGTCCCCCAAAGCTCCCCAGGAGAAGCAGGCGGAGGGGAGGGCCTGGGTGTGCCCCGAGTGCGGGAGAAGCTTCGCCCAGTACGAGCGTTTGGTAAAACACCGGCAAAACCACCGGGGCAGAGGGCCCTACCGCTGCGACGTCTGCGGGAAGAGGTTCAGCCTGAAGACCAACCTGGTGACCCACCAGCGCATCCACACCGGCGAGCGTCCCTTCACCTGCGGCGTCTGCGGCCGGCGCTTCAACCAGAAGGGGAACCTGGTCACCCACTACCGCACGCACACGGGGGAGCGCCCCTTCGCCTGCGCCCAGTGCGGCAAGCGCTTCGCCCAGAAGCCCAACCTCATCGCCCACCAGAAGACCCACACCGGCCGGCAGCCCTTCACCTGCCTGGAGTGTCCCAAGCGCTTCAAGAGCAAGCTCTCCCTGCGGGTCCACCAGCGCGTGCACGCGGCCGAGAGACCCCAGAGCGAGCCGGGCCAGGCCCCCGGCCCGCAGGCCCACCCCGGCAGCCCCTACCCCTGCTCGCTCTGCGGGGAGGCCTTCGAGGAGCACGgggagctgcagctgcaccgGCAGGGCCACGCCGGGGAGCGGCCGCACGCCTGCGCCGAGTGCGGGAAGCGATTCCGGCAGAAGGTGAATCTGGCCGTTCACCAGAGGACCCACACCGGCGAGCGGCCGTTCCGCTGCGCCGAGTGCGGGAAGGGCTTCAGCCAGAAGGCTCACCTCCTCCGGCACCGCAGGACGCACGCCGGCGGCATCCCGCCCTCCTGCTGCGAGGGGACCTGCCCGGCGCACCGGGAGGAGCCGGATGCCGGCGGCGCTCCCCTGGGAAAGGGGTCCGAGCCCCCCGGCGTGCTGCTGCCCCCCTGCTCCCGCGGAGCCGCTCACGGATCGCTGGCTCGGGAGGAGCTCCGgccggcagcgcagccccccgccAGACCGGAGAGCCCCTCCGGGGCGGCAGACATCCTCCTGCAGCTGATGCAGGAAGACCACCACCTCGTCTCCGGCTCCCACCACCCGCAGGAGGCACCGGCGGGGCAGTGCCCCTGCAAGTGCACCGAGGCGGGGGAAGGCTTGAGCCCGAAGCCGCCGAGCCTGCCGCCGCAGTGCTGCTGCGCCGACTGCGTGAGCCAGCGGCAGCTGCTCCTGAAGCCCCAGCCCGACTGCCGAGCGGAGCTCTGGTGCAAGTACGGCGGCTGCGGCAGAAGCTTTGAGGAGAAGCGAGTCCCGAGAGTGCCTGAGAGAGCGCACGGCGAAGAGAAGCCCTCGCCGTGCCCCAGCTGCTTGTAA